One window from the genome of Caloenas nicobarica isolate bCalNic1 chromosome 21, bCalNic1.hap1, whole genome shotgun sequence encodes:
- the MDFI gene encoding myoD family inhibitor, with the protein MSQASSHRQSRPEPRRAEPAPPPEAGEPSHPSPRPTPSAEPRPSARPAAPKKEKPQEDDESQKILTKGPCPELAGAPQAVTCQPQVQAALQPPSPCTHLLQNGAGRGPDPGSASGGAGNGVCRPLPSAQKPHRKLQSHHSINSQSSKKSKGSSKSASSHIPIEAQEDCCVHCVLSCLFCEFLTLCNIVLDCATCGSCTSEDSCICCCCCNSGECADCDLPCDMDCGIIDACCESADCLEICMECCGLCFSS; encoded by the exons AGGCGGGTGAGCCCTCGCACCCTTCGCCGAGGCCGACACCATCGGCAGAGCCCCGGCCGTCCGCCCGTCCTGCGGCGCCGAAGAAGGAGAAACCCCAGGAAGATGATGAGTCCCAAAAAATCCTGACGAAGGGCCCCTGTCCCGAGCTCGCCGGTGCTCCCCAAGCTGTGACAT GCCAGCCCCAGGTgcaagcagccctgcagccccccagcccctgcacccacCTGCTGCAGAACGGCGCCGGGCGGGGGCCCGATCCGGGCAGTGCCAGCGGGGGGGCAGGGAATGGGGTctgccgccccctccccagcgcCCAGAAGCCCCACCGCAAGCTGCAGTCGCATCACTCCATCAACAGCCAGAGCAGCAAGAAGAGCAAGGGCAGCTCCAAGTCGGCCTCGTCCCACATCCCTATTGAGGCGCAGGAAG ACTGCTGCGTCCACTGCGTCCTCTCCTGCCTCTTCTGCGAGTTCCTGACCCTCTGCAACATCGTGCTGGACTGTGCCACCTGCGGCTCCTGCACCTCCGAGGACtcctgcatctgctgctgctgctgcaactCGGGCGAGTGCGCGGACTGCGACCTGCCCTGCGACATGGACTGCGGCATCATTGACGCCTGCTGCGAGTCGGCTGACTGCCTGGAGATCTGCATGGAGTGCTGCGggctctgcttctcctcctga